One genomic region from Anthonomus grandis grandis chromosome 1, icAntGran1.3, whole genome shotgun sequence encodes:
- the LOC126735704 gene encoding piggyBac transposable element-derived protein 3-like, which yields MSRNRPLTDRELLDIIEAGLLDIEGLSDGEFNEDDDPDELQAMSDEEEEAEPVPSTPVTQQREETEHLEQAEPKPAPNIMAKTPQKSKKSNIEDYLENNDIFQPMMEYTNLYAVQQQTRFVPTTVEELKTFVGIHIIMGNLHYPRIKFYWDHKLQIPLISNNMTVNRFYKLRQHIHFVNIHEKLDNSDRFWKVRPLYDAIRRRCLSLPLESKLCVDEQMVPFKGSLNVKQYVKNKPKPWEFRFLRYVAAVASLPRQEIGKYIQRAQQDRAERFKNPPFSSDKDMKIKGRGCSEEIISGDGEVIMTK from the exons ATGAGCCGAAATCGGCCGCTTACTGATAGAGAACTATTAGATATAATAGAAGCCGGATTATTAGACATTGAAGGACTCAGTGACGGCGAATTCAATGAAGATGATGATCCTGATG AATTACAAGCAATGAGTGATGAGGAGGAAGAGGCTGAACCTGTTCCCAGCACACCTGTAACTCAACAACGTGAAGAGACTGAGCATCTAGAACAAGCAGAACCTAAACCTGCTCCCAACATAATGGCAAAAACTCCACAAAAGTCGAAGAAATCCAATATAGAAGACTATTTGGAAAACAATg ATATTTTTCAACCCATGATGGAATATACAAATCTTTACGCTGTTCAGCAACAAACCCGCTTTGTTCCTACGACTGTTGAAGAACTAAAAACGTTTGTAGGAATACATATCATCATGGGTAATCTACATTACCCAAGAATTAAGTTTTACTGGGACCATAAATTACAAATTCCACTGATTTCCAATAATATGACTGTTAACAGGTTTTATAAATTGCGACAACATATTCACTTCGTGAATATTCACGAAAAACTGGACAACAGTGACAGATTTTGGAAGGTGCGTCCGTTATATGATGCAATTAGGAGAAGATGCCTTTCCCTTCCATTGGAATCAAAATTGTGTGTGGACGAGCAAATGGTGCCGTTCAAAGGCAGTTTAAACGTCAAGCAATACGTCAAAAACAAACCCAAACCATGGGAATTTAGATTTTTGCGCTATGTGGCAGCAGTGGCATCTT TACCTAGGCAAGAAATAGGCAAATATATACAACGTGCACAGCAAGATAGAgctgaaagatttaaaaatccgCCATTTTCGTCCGATAAggatatgaaaataaaaggtCGAGGTTGTTCCGAAGAAATTATTAGCGGGGATGGGGAAGTCATAATGACAAAATGA
- the LOC126735784 gene encoding piggyBac transposable element-derived protein 3-like, giving the protein MASNYMGVGAKDKCRRWDKKGKGYIYVSRPQVINNYNSNMGGVDKMDFLITLYRTFIRSKKWTLRMFAHAIDMACVNGWLEYKEKAANMGVAKNDVLDLLHFRAYVAEVLILAGKTSTRKRGRPAADSPGPSTPKPLKVRPEIRPVAEVQLDRLDHLPSIDEKDFASRYKVPGCKGRSRILCQICNVHLCLTKKSNCFAIYHTK; this is encoded by the coding sequence ATGGCATCAAATTATATGGGAGTTGGTGCTAAAGACAAGTGCCGGCGATGGGATAAAAAAGGGAAGGGCTACATTTACGTTTCAAGACCACAAGTAATAAATAACTACAACTCTAACATGGGGGGTGTTGACAAGATGGATTTCCTTATTACCTTGTATCGGACATTTATTAGGTCTAAAAAGTGGACTCTGAGAATGTTTGCTCATGCCATAGATATGGCATGCGTAAACGGCTGGTTGGaatataaagaaaaagctgCTAACATGGGTGTGGCTAAGAATGATGTCCTAGATTTGCTTCACTTTAGAGCCTATGTTGCTGAGGTTTTAATCTTGGCAGGAAAAACATCTACTAGGAAAAGGGGGCGACCAGCAGCTGATAGTCCCGGTCCTTCAACGCCCAAACCGTTAAAAGTAAGACCAGAAATTAGACCAGTGGCCGAAGTTCAATTAGACAGACTAGACCATTTGCCATCCATTGACGAAAAAGACTTTGCATCTAGGTATAAAGTACCAGGCTGTAAAGGACGGTCAAGAATTTTATGCCAAATATGTAACGTTCACCTGTgccttacaaaaaaaagcaactgTTTTGCAATATATCatacaaagtaa